In a single window of the Bacillus mycoides genome:
- a CDS encoding YjdF family protein has product MDLTVYHDGQFFVGIITCKEKGKLYGARYIFGTEPSDEEVLIFVNGPMLAYFQHVAKCGVEVEEKQRPKNIKRIIRQAAKEVNVKRFTKAQEAISLSYELYKQEKKVQSKEKREAEKQRRRLIKVQKAKQKHRGH; this is encoded by the coding sequence ATGGATTTGACAGTATATCACGATGGTCAATTTTTTGTAGGAATTATTACATGTAAAGAAAAAGGGAAGTTGTATGGAGCAAGGTATATTTTTGGAACGGAACCTTCAGACGAAGAAGTACTTATATTTGTGAATGGTCCAATGTTAGCATATTTCCAGCATGTTGCAAAATGTGGTGTGGAAGTGGAAGAAAAACAGCGTCCCAAAAATATAAAACGTATCATACGACAAGCGGCAAAAGAAGTAAATGTAAAGCGTTTTACTAAGGCACAAGAAGCGATTAGTTTATCTTATGAATTGTATAAACAAGAAAAGAAAGTGCAGTCTAAAGAGAAGCGAGAAGCTGAAAAACAAAGAAGACGTTTAATTAAAGTACAAAAAGCAAAGCAAAAGCATCGTGGCCATTAA
- a CDS encoding transporter substrate-binding domain-containing protein, with product MKKLLSISFALILIVSIFSACSNGEEKATGKNKKVLVMGTSADYKPYEYVEASKSDEIIGFDVDIAKYIGKELGYEVKVKDMDFGGLLASLNSGKVDFVMAGMTPTAERKNNADFTDIYFVAKNMIVSKKGSNIKSLEDLKGKKVGVQTGSIQEEKAKEFQKQVDFKAEGRDRIPEIVQEIKAGRFDAAIIEDTVAKNYLEKMKELQGIEIQEAPEEVGAAIALPKNSDKTEEFNKVIKKMQENGEMDKLVKKWFGSGK from the coding sequence ATGAAGAAGTTGTTATCAATATCGTTTGCACTTATTTTAATTGTAAGTATATTCAGTGCTTGTAGTAATGGGGAAGAAAAGGCTACTGGAAAAAATAAAAAAGTACTCGTTATGGGGACTTCAGCAGACTATAAACCGTATGAATACGTAGAAGCTTCAAAAAGTGATGAAATTATCGGCTTTGATGTTGATATTGCCAAATATATCGGAAAAGAACTTGGATACGAAGTGAAAGTGAAAGACATGGATTTCGGCGGATTATTAGCATCTCTTAATTCAGGAAAAGTTGATTTCGTTATGGCGGGTATGACGCCAACTGCAGAGCGTAAAAATAATGCTGATTTCACAGATATATATTTTGTTGCAAAAAATATGATCGTTTCAAAAAAGGGCTCTAATATTAAATCGTTAGAAGATTTAAAAGGGAAAAAAGTAGGAGTACAAACAGGATCAATTCAAGAAGAAAAGGCAAAAGAATTTCAGAAACAAGTCGATTTCAAAGCTGAGGGACGTGACCGTATACCAGAAATCGTACAAGAAATTAAAGCTGGTCGTTTTGACGCTGCAATTATAGAAGACACAGTTGCAAAAAATTATTTAGAAAAAATGAAAGAACTACAAGGAATTGAAATTCAAGAAGCACCAGAAGAAGTAGGTGCAGCAATTGCTCTTCCGAAAAATAGTGATAAAACAGAAGAATTTAATAAAGTAATTAAGAAAATGCAAGAAAATGGAGAAATGGATAAATTAGTGAAGAAATGGTTTGGCAGCGGAAAATAA
- a CDS encoding BrxA/BrxB family bacilliredoxin, translated as MNDVVRQAREEIVSAGYTELTTPEAVEEAFKRNGTTLVMVNSVCGCAGGIARPAAAHSVHYDKRPNHLVTVFAGQDKEATATAREYFEGYPPSSPSFALLKDGKIVTMVERHEIEGHEPMQVIAKLQSYFEENCEEL; from the coding sequence ATGAATGATGTTGTCCGCCAAGCGCGTGAAGAGATTGTCTCTGCTGGATATACAGAATTGACGACGCCGGAAGCAGTAGAAGAAGCGTTTAAAAGAAATGGAACAACACTTGTAATGGTAAACTCTGTATGTGGTTGTGCAGGTGGTATTGCTCGTCCTGCTGCTGCGCATTCCGTACATTATGATAAACGTCCTAACCATCTTGTAACGGTGTTTGCAGGTCAAGATAAAGAAGCAACAGCAACAGCTCGTGAATATTTCGAAGGATATCCACCTTCTTCTCCATCATTCGCTTTATTAAAAGATGGAAAAATTGTAACGATGGTAGAACGTCATGAAATTGAAGGTCATGAACCAATGCAAGTTATTGCAAAACTACAATCTTATTTCGAAGAGAATTGTGAAGAACTATAA
- a CDS encoding NUDIX hydrolase, with protein sequence MGYVEELRKIVGHRPLILVGAVVLVINESGYVLLQQRTEPYGKWGLPGGLMELGESPEETAYREVYEETGIEVKNLRLINVFSGANYFSKLTNGDEFQSVTTAYYTDEYEGNFVMNKEEAVQLKFFPVTELPDYIVGSHKKMIGEYMKIMEKEI encoded by the coding sequence ATGGGATATGTAGAAGAATTACGAAAAATAGTTGGTCATCGCCCTTTAATTTTAGTTGGTGCTGTTGTACTCGTTATAAATGAAAGTGGATATGTATTATTACAGCAAAGAACAGAGCCGTACGGAAAATGGGGGTTGCCTGGCGGGCTAATGGAGCTTGGTGAATCACCAGAAGAAACAGCTTACCGTGAAGTATATGAAGAGACAGGAATAGAAGTAAAGAACCTCCGATTAATCAATGTATTTTCTGGGGCGAACTATTTTTCAAAATTAACAAACGGTGATGAGTTTCAATCCGTAACGACAGCCTATTATACCGATGAATACGAAGGGAATTTTGTTATGAATAAAGAAGAAGCGGTTCAGCTTAAATTCTTCCCGGTAACAGAGCTACCTGATTATATTGTAGGATCGCATAAAAAAATGATTGGTGAATATATGAAAATTATGGAAAAAGAGATATGA